Proteins from a single region of Gossypium arboreum isolate Shixiya-1 chromosome 1, ASM2569848v2, whole genome shotgun sequence:
- the LOC108481471 gene encoding uncharacterized protein LOC108481471, producing the protein MKEEETVKQYSDRIMVVVNSIRLLGEQFSEARIAEKVISTLLESYEAKISSLEDSRDLTSISLIELINALYAQKQRRASRLEEHQEGAFQAKTRPTQTHLPTRGSKPRKTSLEQNGERRYPPCPSCRRMGHADKVCKNKGKQRPNQPQQPRAEARVAEESSDQEEQVFAVSCSATKRKDIKGWLIDSDCTNHMTPDAGIFKTIDRSFKTNVKVGNGHIIKAEGKDYLISDVNGSKLMTVTMADKSFVVDWNKSSDSAYIAVQDESKLWHKRLGHVKYNSMTQLTKEDLVENFTNSVEKE; encoded by the exons ATGAAAGAGGAAGAAACAGTGAAGCAATACTCAGACAGAATCATGGTTGTAGTGAACAGTATAAGGCTACTTGGAGAACAGTTTAGTGAAGCAAGAATTGCGGAGAAGGTGATCTCAACCTTGCTTGAAAGTTATGAGGCAAAGATATCATCCCTTGAAGACTCAAGAGACTTGACTAGCATCTCATTGATAGAGCTGATCAATGCTCTTTATGCTCAAAAGCAAAGGAGAGCAAGTAGACTGGAGGAGCATCAAGAAGGTGCCTTCCAAGCCAAAACCAGACCAACTCAAACTCATCTACCTACAAGGGGAAGTAAACCTAGAAAGACAAGCCTAGAACAAAATGGTGAAAGAAGATATCCACCGTGCCCATCCTGTAGGAGG ATGGGCCATGCAGACAAAGTTTGCAAAAACAAAGGCAAACAGAGGCCAAATCAACCTCAACAGCCAAGAGCTGAAGCTCGAGTAGCAGAAGAAAGCAGTGACCAAGAAGAGCAAGTCTTTGCAGTTTCTTGCTCAGCTACCAAAAGAAAAGACATAAAAGGATGGCTAATTGACAGTGATTGTACAAACCACATGACCCCTGATGCTGGCATTTTTAAGACAATTGACAGAAGTTTCAAAACAAATGTGAAGGTTGGAAATGGACACATCATCAAAGCAGAAG GCAAGGACTACCTAATTAGTGACGTAAATGGATCCAAACTCATGACAGTGACCATGGCTGACAAGAGCTTTGTTGTGGATTGGAATAAGAGCTCAGACAGTGCCTACATAGCTGTTCAAGATGAATCCAAGCTTTGGCACAAAAGACTTGGCCATGTTAAATATAACTCAATGACTCAACTAACTAAAGAAGATTTGGTTGAAAACTTCACTAACTCAGTTGAAAAAGAATAA